In one Natronosalvus amylolyticus genomic region, the following are encoded:
- a CDS encoding universal stress protein, with protein MTLVVPFDGSPLAKAALIRAADFERVLNDSLVVLSVIPRENTGYARDRGWLEPGEAFDLDRITEGLAEDIETLAPSATFRYRVVDRYATAGTIAIKLRQMAQEVDASMVFVGSENAGRIVTSLSSIGTNVAADNAYDVVIVRNRKPEKIERRKERHSRE; from the coding sequence ATGACCCTCGTCGTTCCCTTCGATGGCTCGCCACTCGCGAAAGCGGCGCTCATTCGAGCCGCTGACTTCGAGCGCGTTCTCAATGACTCTCTCGTCGTTCTCTCGGTTATCCCCCGTGAAAACACCGGCTACGCTCGAGACCGAGGCTGGCTCGAACCCGGCGAAGCCTTCGATCTCGACCGAATTACGGAGGGACTGGCGGAAGATATCGAAACCCTCGCGCCCAGTGCAACGTTCCGGTATCGTGTTGTCGACCGATATGCGACCGCTGGCACCATCGCGATCAAACTCCGACAGATGGCACAGGAGGTCGACGCCTCCATGGTCTTCGTCGGCAGCGAGAACGCCGGCCGAATCGTCACCTCCCTCAGTTCGATCGGAACCAACGTCGCCGCCGACAATGCCTACGACGTCGTCATCGTCCGAAATCGAAAACCGGAGAAGATCGAGCGACGGAAGGAACGGCACTCGAGGGAGTGA
- a CDS encoding FAD-dependent oxidoreductase produces MDRTDATVESVTEVGPSTIAIELESPAAFEALPGQFVLLRATPDDEEITRYYTLSSPTVEETFEITVGIDPEGELAPWLAELEAGDAVSIEGPYGKVAYEGNQDVVAVAGGPGVGPAVAIAEAAKAAGHDAAVIYQDDEPAHVDRLEALEAAGCTTTLIDDGDDENLEEAIEAHLEGGQFYVFGFEDFVTQVADAIEAAGGDPDDALIENFG; encoded by the coding sequence ATGGACCGGACGGACGCCACCGTCGAATCAGTCACCGAAGTCGGACCGTCGACCATCGCAATCGAACTCGAGAGCCCGGCCGCGTTCGAGGCCCTGCCGGGACAGTTCGTCCTCCTTCGAGCGACACCCGACGACGAGGAGATAACACGATACTACACGCTTTCCTCACCCACCGTCGAGGAGACGTTCGAAATCACGGTCGGTATCGATCCCGAGGGTGAACTCGCGCCGTGGCTCGCCGAACTCGAGGCCGGAGATGCAGTATCCATCGAAGGCCCCTACGGGAAAGTCGCCTACGAGGGCAATCAGGACGTCGTCGCCGTCGCCGGGGGACCCGGTGTCGGTCCGGCAGTCGCTATCGCCGAGGCCGCAAAGGCCGCCGGCCACGACGCCGCGGTCATCTATCAAGACGACGAACCGGCGCACGTCGACCGACTCGAGGCTCTGGAGGCCGCCGGATGCACGACCACGCTCATCGACGACGGGGACGACGAGAACCTCGAGGAAGCTATCGAGGCCCATCTCGAGGGAGGCCAGTTCTACGTTTTCGGCTTCGAGGACTTCGTCACGCAGGTTGCAGACGCCATCGAGGCTGCCGGCGGCGACCCCGACGACGCGTTGATCGAGAATTTCGGGTAA